From a region of the Haematobia irritans isolate KBUSLIRL chromosome 4, ASM5000362v1, whole genome shotgun sequence genome:
- the LOC142235613 gene encoding uncharacterized protein LOC142235613 has product MDYSQQTNNNNNTNNFFEHINCKYDAKTTFGLKNYCKAKLNTEKFSEFNLELNEEWFINKTDVPFPKECKWILSLGSKFALPVNQNNFAPVPLIADIEQWVQSIDDTKEKETLRGKIANRITNYKRNARNNGREKFILGIYEETKSVIERNKDIMVTTADKGNKTVVLYKNEYREKMRQLLNDKNTYKVMDTDPTEKLEKINNRIVTELYNNKLLTKWEKLKLTSVSAKSPELYGLPKIHKEGTPLRPISSSMNVPCYQLSKYIGSILKNIISIEYNTVNSLNLKQKLKSVILEDDDIIVSFDVVSLFTNIPTHLAIKNIMDKWEILKKNTTIPKLTFLKILNFCLKDNNYFMYSGKVYQQTYGMPMGNPLSPTIADIVLDTLLDDVLNELKDMNVKVKFITKYVDDLFAVIKREDEDTIMKLLNAYHNKIKFTIEKEKNGELPFLDMTIIRKENSLMTNWYAKPTSSGRMINFYSTQPYNMKINTAKNFIHKVLQLSEEIFKSENLMKIKNILKANNYPMTIINNLVQQIINGPKEKKCEDTIKTKKFFSQHIDRMKLSVEYSQKSTAKNKTDKLKLNNVVYEITCDGNKQERCNKKYVGTTKRALGTRLAEHEAGIRKEKETTALAQHIKESGHKANFKTVRILDREKIENKRYTLENLRIQQRLQISINTKEDKDNTKLQYSIAIT; this is encoded by the exons ATGGATTACAGTCAACAaactaacaacaacaataatacaaACAACTTCTTTGAACACATAAATTGTAAGTACGATGCAAAAACGACCTTTGGACTTAAAAACTATTGCAAAGCA aaattaaatacggaaaagttttcagaattcAACCTTGAATTAAATGAGGAATGGTTTATAAACAAAACAGATGTACCATTCCCAAAGGAATGTAAATGGATCTTGTCGCTGGGAAGCAAATTTGCTTTACCAGTTAATCAAAACAATTTTGCTCCAGTCCCTCTAATAGCAGACATAGAGCAATGGGTACAAAGCATAGATGACACTAAAGAAAAGGAAACATTAAGGGGAAAGATAGCAAATAggataacaaattataaaagaaaCGCAAGAAATAATGGAAGAGAGAAATTTATACTGGGTATTTACGAAGAAACTAAGTCCGTTATTGAGAGAAATAAGGATATTATGGTTACCACCGCAGACAAAGGAAATAAAACAgtagttttatacaaaaatgaatATCGCGAAAAAATGAGGCAACTACTCAACGATAAAAATACTTATAAGGTTATGGATACTGATCCCACAGAAAAACTGGAGAAGATAAATAATAGAATTGTTACGGAGCTTTATAATAATAAACTCTTAACAAAGtgggaaaaattaaaactaacaaGTGTTTCAGCCAAATCTCCTGAACTATATGGATTACCAAAAATTCATAAAGAAGGCACTCCACTCCGTCCGATATCCTCATCAATGAATGTCCCCTGTTACCAATTATCAAAATACATTggatcaattctaaaaaatataatatcgaTAGAATACAACACAGTGAACTCCTTGAACCTGAAGCAAAAACTGAAATCTGTAATATTAGAAGATGACGACATCATTGTTTCATTTGACGTGGTATCATTATTCACAAATATACCGACACACCTAGCTATTAAGAATATTATGGACAAATGGGAAATACTGAAGAAAAACACAACGATTCCGAAACTAACATTTCTGAAGATtctcaatttttgtttaaaggaCAATAACTATTTTATGTACTCTGGAAAAGTATACCAACAAACTTATGGAATGCCAATGGGCAACCCATTATCACCTACGATCGCAGATATCGTACTTGACACACTTCTGGACGACGTATTAAACGAACTAAAAGACATGaatgtaaaagtaaaatttataacaaaatacGTAGATGATTTGTTTGCGGTTATCAAGAGGGAAGATGAAGACACCATAATGAAATTACTAAATGCATatcacaacaaaataaaatttactatcgaaaaagaaaaaaacggcGAATTACCATTTTTGGATATGACGATAATAAGGAAGGAAAACTCTTTGATGACAAATTGGTATGCAAAACCAACGTCATCTGGTAGGATGATAAACTTTTATTCAACGCAGCCAtacaatatgaaaataaataccgCAAAGAACTTCATCCATAAAGTTCTACAATTAAgtgaagaaatatttaaatcggaaaatctaatgaaaattaaaaatatcttaAAGGCAAACAATTATCCAATGACTATAATTAACAACTTAGTACAACAAATTATCAATGGACCAAAGGAGAAAAAATGCGAAGatactataaaaacaaaaaagtttttcagt CAGCATATAGATCGAATGAAACTCTCAGTAGAATATTCACAAAAAAGCACAGCAAAGAACAAAACAGACAAATTGAAACTAAACAACGTTGTATATGAAATTACATGTGATGGAAACAAACAGGAACGATGCAACAAAAAGTATGTGGGGACAACAAAACGAGCACTCGGCACTAGGCTAGCAGAACATGAAGCCGGCATTAGAAAAGAGAAAGAAACAACAGCACTGGCACAACATATTAAAGAGAGTGGACACAAAGCTAACTTCAAAACAGTAAGAATACTTGACAGAGAGAAAATAGAGAATAAACGCTACACTCTTGAGAACTTAAGAATCCAACAGAGGCTGCAGATATCAATAAATACAAAAGAAGACAAAGACAACACTAAACTGCAATATTCCATCGCTATAACTTGA